The Tenebrio molitor chromosome 5, icTenMoli1.1, whole genome shotgun sequence genome has a segment encoding these proteins:
- the LOC138131759 gene encoding inter-alpha-trypsin inhibitor heavy chain H4-like isoform X4 — protein MRTTLKCLVFTFLMCISVVHPFATDINSLVVSSTEPSKEDSSDATNAKEDSVPIVPKIYEMKVNTNVTNRFAQTAVVSKVKNLAKSAQEATFSVVLPETAYISGFVMEIDGKSYKAYVKEKEEAKQIYNEAIGRGQAAAHVEANARDSNRFTVSVNVEPQKKAIFTLTYEELLKRQDEQYEIVINIHPGQPVKELNVEVHINESRALKFVKSPPLRTGNEIAKNDEKLASLADINTVNSTTATVKFSPNIERQKQLASGLGTKEENGLAGQFVVQYDVERDPRGGEVLLKDGYFVHFFAPTDIPALPKQVIFVLDTSGSMDGIRIKQLKEAMNSILSELKKEDIFNIVEFSSIVKVWNIDKVEVQYELGEDPWRPLGEPEVPKKNTTNQTLPPPFEANDENINKAKQVVEKLNAYGGTDIKSALEVGLKLVKKNKDEKNDSHQPIIVFLTDGEPTVGETTPDKITSSISEINSGAMRSPIFSLSFGDGADRDFLQKISLKNLGFARHIYEAADASLQLQEFYRQISSPLLKDVDFKYVSNVTKLTKTRFPIFFHGSELVVAGVADEGFAPPTIYGHGFKGPIEWVPKVETPVGELERLWAYLTVKQILEAREAAENKTELTKKALDIALKYSFVTPVSSLVVVKPNDTSAVDTQDASKSADRPYFLHKNYALAAGFGGAPTLSLQRPAYHQIAGYSSLDSVSSFNVQPESLDLDEDSFPETFSTTYQPSTTPVQDLYEDIKNKLPWLNDILTENGTLSEPSGDYKLSVDETVTTRPECPKTPINGTAGICTLLPQCPEVFPLLTDVQIFKEYFCPLDTYVGICCPKTS, from the exons atgAGGACTACACTAAAATGTTTAGTCTTTACTTTCCTAATGTGCATTTCCGTGGTGCACCCGTTTGCAACAGACATAAACAGCTTAGTCGTATCATCAACAGAACCTTCAAAAGAAGATTCAAGTGATGCTACGAATGCAAAg GAAGATTCAGTGCCAATCGTaccaaaaatttatgaaatgaaaGTCAACACTAATGTCACAAATAGATTTGCTCAAACTGCAGTCGTCagtaaagtgaaaaatttggCGAAAAGCGCTCAAGAAGCTACATTTTCAGTCGTACTCCCTGAAACTGCGTACATTTCAGGATTTGTAATGGAAATAGATGGAAAAAGTTACAAAGCGTATGTAAAAGAGAAGGAAGAAGccaaacaaatttataacgAG GCAATTGGAAGAGGTCAAGCGGCAGCTCATGTAGAGGCAAACGCAAGAGATTCTAACAGATTCACAGTATCAGTCAATGTAGAACCTCAAAAGAAAGCCATTTTTACACTTACTTATGAAGAACTTCTTAAACGCCAAGACGAACAATATGAAATCGTAATTAACATTCATCCTGGCCAGCCTGTCAAAGAATTAAATGTCGag gttCATATTAATGAAAGCAGAGCTcttaaatttgttaaatcaCCTCCCCTTCGTACAGGAAATGAGATCGCCAAAAATGACGAAAAACTTGCTTCTTTAGCCGATATAAACACGGTAAATTCAACAACCGCAACAGTTAAATTCAGCCCAAACATTGAAAGACAAAAACAGCTAGCAAGTGGTTTGGGTACGAAAGAAGAAAACGGATTGGCTGGTCAGTTTGTGGTACAGTATGACGTCGAAAGAGACCCACGGGGTGGAGAg GTGTTGCTTAAAGACGGCTACTTTGTACATTTCTTTGCTCCAACTGACATACCAGCTTTGCCAAAACAAGTCATTTTTGTATTAGATACAAGTGGTAGCATGGATGGAATTAGAATTAAGCAATTGAAAGAAGCAATGAACAGCATTCTTTCTGAGCTGAAGAAAGAAGACAtattcaatattgttgaatttAGTTCTATTGTGAAAGTTTGGAATATTGACAAAGTTGAAGTGCAGTACGAACTTGGAGAGGATCCCTGGCGCCCGTTAGGAGAGCCGGAAGTTCCCAAAAAAAACACTACC aaccAAACGTTACCGCCACCTTTTGAAGCGAATGacgaaaatataaataaagcgAAACAAGTTGTCGAGAAGTTGAATGCCTATGGTGGAACTGATATTAAGTCTGCATTGGAAGTAGGTTTAAAActggttaaaaaaaataaagacgaGAAAAATGATTCACATCAACcgattattgtatttttgACTGACGGGGAACCTACCGTTGGAGAGACTACTCCAGACAAAATTACTTCAAGT ATTAGTGAAATTAATAGCGGTGCCATGAGGTCtccgatattttctttatCGTTCGGTGATGGCGCAGATAGAGATTTCTTACAAAAGATATCGTTGAAAAATTTAGGTTTCGCAAGGCACATTTATGAGGCTGCTGATGCAAGTCTCCAGTTACAAGAATTCTATCGACAAATTTCATCACCACTGTTAAAAGACGTTGACTTCAAATACGTTTCGAATGTTacgaaattaacaaaaacaagattTCCTATTTTCTTCCATGGATCAGAATTGGTAGTAGCCGGAGTAGCAG ACGAAGGATTTGCACCACCGACAATTTACGGGCATGGCTTTAAAGGACCAATTGAATGGGTTCCAAAGGTTGAAACGCCTGTTGGAGAGCTTGAAAGACTCTGGGCTTATTTAACTGTTAAACAAATACTTGAAGCTAGAGAAGCTgcagaaaataaaactgaattgACCAAAAAAGCTTTGGATATTGCGCTGAAGTATTCATTTGTGACTCCAGTTAGTTCACTGGTTGTTGTTAAGCCAAATGACACTAGTGCTGTGGACACTCAAGACGCTTCAAAAT CTGCAGACAGGCCATACTTTTTACATAAAA ATTATGCATTAGCGGCTGGATTTGGAGGAG CCCCAACCCTCTCTTTGCAACGGCCAGCATATCATCAGATTGCAG GTTATTCCTCACTTGATTCAGTTTCCAGCTTTAACGTGCAACCAGAGTCATTGGATCTTGACGAGGATTCATTTCCTGAAACTTTTAGTACTACATACCAACCAAGTACAACTCCAGTACAAGATTTGTATGAAGATATTAAGAATAAATTGCCTTGGCTGAATGATATTCTTACAGAAAATGGCACTTTAAGCGAACCGTCAG GAGACTACAAGTTAAGCGTTGACGAAACAGTAACAACACGACCTGAATGTCCCAAGACACCTATAAATGGCACTGCGGGAATATGTACCCTTCTACCACAATGTCCTGAAGTCTTCCCTCTTTTAACTGATGTCCAAATCTTTAAGGAATACTTCTGTCCGTTAGACAC gTATGTTGGAATCTGTTGTCCGAAGACTTCATAA
- the LOC138131759 gene encoding inter-alpha-trypsin inhibitor heavy chain H4-like isoform X3, giving the protein MRTTLKCLVFTFLMCISVVHPFATDINSLVVSSTEPSKEDSSDATNAKEDSVPIVPKIYEMKVNTNVTNRFAQTAVVSKVKNLAKSAQEATFSVVLPETAYISGFVMEIDGKSYKAYVKEKEEAKQIYNEAIGRGQAAAHVEANARDSNRFTVSVNVEPQKKAIFTLTYEELLKRQDEQYEIVINIHPGQPVKELNVEVHINESRALKFVKSPPLRTGNEIAKNDEKLASLADINTVNSTTATVKFSPNIERQKQLASGLGTKEENGLAGQFVVQYDVERDPRGGEVLLKDGYFVHFFAPTDIPALPKQVIFVLDTSGSMDGIRIKQLKEAMNSILSELKKEDIFNIVEFSSIVKVWNIDKVEVQYELGEDPWRPLGEPEVPKKNTTNQTLPPPFEANDENINKAKQVVEKLNAYGGTDIKSALEVGLKLVKKNKDEKNDSHQPIIVFLTDGEPTVGETTPDKITSSISEINSGAMRSPIFSLSFGDGADRDFLQKISLKNLGFARHIYEAADASLQLQEFYRQISSPLLKDVDFKYVSNVTKLTKTRFPIFFHGSELVVAGVADEGFAPPTIYGHGFKGPIEWVPKVETPVGELERLWAYLTVKQILEAREAAENKTELTKKALDIALKYSFVTPVSSLVVVKPNDTSAVDTQDASKSADRPYFLHKNYALAAGFGGAAPTLSLQRPAYHQIAGYSSLDSVSSFNVQPESLDLDEDSFPETFSTTYQPSTTPVQDLYEDIKNKLPWLNDILTENGTLSEPSGDYKLSVDETVTTRPECPKTPINGTAGICTLLPQCPEVFPLLTDVQIFKEYFCPLDTYVGICCPKTS; this is encoded by the exons atgAGGACTACACTAAAATGTTTAGTCTTTACTTTCCTAATGTGCATTTCCGTGGTGCACCCGTTTGCAACAGACATAAACAGCTTAGTCGTATCATCAACAGAACCTTCAAAAGAAGATTCAAGTGATGCTACGAATGCAAAg GAAGATTCAGTGCCAATCGTaccaaaaatttatgaaatgaaaGTCAACACTAATGTCACAAATAGATTTGCTCAAACTGCAGTCGTCagtaaagtgaaaaatttggCGAAAAGCGCTCAAGAAGCTACATTTTCAGTCGTACTCCCTGAAACTGCGTACATTTCAGGATTTGTAATGGAAATAGATGGAAAAAGTTACAAAGCGTATGTAAAAGAGAAGGAAGAAGccaaacaaatttataacgAG GCAATTGGAAGAGGTCAAGCGGCAGCTCATGTAGAGGCAAACGCAAGAGATTCTAACAGATTCACAGTATCAGTCAATGTAGAACCTCAAAAGAAAGCCATTTTTACACTTACTTATGAAGAACTTCTTAAACGCCAAGACGAACAATATGAAATCGTAATTAACATTCATCCTGGCCAGCCTGTCAAAGAATTAAATGTCGag gttCATATTAATGAAAGCAGAGCTcttaaatttgttaaatcaCCTCCCCTTCGTACAGGAAATGAGATCGCCAAAAATGACGAAAAACTTGCTTCTTTAGCCGATATAAACACGGTAAATTCAACAACCGCAACAGTTAAATTCAGCCCAAACATTGAAAGACAAAAACAGCTAGCAAGTGGTTTGGGTACGAAAGAAGAAAACGGATTGGCTGGTCAGTTTGTGGTACAGTATGACGTCGAAAGAGACCCACGGGGTGGAGAg GTGTTGCTTAAAGACGGCTACTTTGTACATTTCTTTGCTCCAACTGACATACCAGCTTTGCCAAAACAAGTCATTTTTGTATTAGATACAAGTGGTAGCATGGATGGAATTAGAATTAAGCAATTGAAAGAAGCAATGAACAGCATTCTTTCTGAGCTGAAGAAAGAAGACAtattcaatattgttgaatttAGTTCTATTGTGAAAGTTTGGAATATTGACAAAGTTGAAGTGCAGTACGAACTTGGAGAGGATCCCTGGCGCCCGTTAGGAGAGCCGGAAGTTCCCAAAAAAAACACTACC aaccAAACGTTACCGCCACCTTTTGAAGCGAATGacgaaaatataaataaagcgAAACAAGTTGTCGAGAAGTTGAATGCCTATGGTGGAACTGATATTAAGTCTGCATTGGAAGTAGGTTTAAAActggttaaaaaaaataaagacgaGAAAAATGATTCACATCAACcgattattgtatttttgACTGACGGGGAACCTACCGTTGGAGAGACTACTCCAGACAAAATTACTTCAAGT ATTAGTGAAATTAATAGCGGTGCCATGAGGTCtccgatattttctttatCGTTCGGTGATGGCGCAGATAGAGATTTCTTACAAAAGATATCGTTGAAAAATTTAGGTTTCGCAAGGCACATTTATGAGGCTGCTGATGCAAGTCTCCAGTTACAAGAATTCTATCGACAAATTTCATCACCACTGTTAAAAGACGTTGACTTCAAATACGTTTCGAATGTTacgaaattaacaaaaacaagattTCCTATTTTCTTCCATGGATCAGAATTGGTAGTAGCCGGAGTAGCAG ACGAAGGATTTGCACCACCGACAATTTACGGGCATGGCTTTAAAGGACCAATTGAATGGGTTCCAAAGGTTGAAACGCCTGTTGGAGAGCTTGAAAGACTCTGGGCTTATTTAACTGTTAAACAAATACTTGAAGCTAGAGAAGCTgcagaaaataaaactgaattgACCAAAAAAGCTTTGGATATTGCGCTGAAGTATTCATTTGTGACTCCAGTTAGTTCACTGGTTGTTGTTAAGCCAAATGACACTAGTGCTGTGGACACTCAAGACGCTTCAAAAT CTGCAGACAGGCCATACTTTTTACATAAAA ATTATGCATTAGCGGCTGGATTTGGAGGAG CAGCCCCAACCCTCTCTTTGCAACGGCCAGCATATCATCAGATTGCAG GTTATTCCTCACTTGATTCAGTTTCCAGCTTTAACGTGCAACCAGAGTCATTGGATCTTGACGAGGATTCATTTCCTGAAACTTTTAGTACTACATACCAACCAAGTACAACTCCAGTACAAGATTTGTATGAAGATATTAAGAATAAATTGCCTTGGCTGAATGATATTCTTACAGAAAATGGCACTTTAAGCGAACCGTCAG GAGACTACAAGTTAAGCGTTGACGAAACAGTAACAACACGACCTGAATGTCCCAAGACACCTATAAATGGCACTGCGGGAATATGTACCCTTCTACCACAATGTCCTGAAGTCTTCCCTCTTTTAACTGATGTCCAAATCTTTAAGGAATACTTCTGTCCGTTAGACAC gTATGTTGGAATCTGTTGTCCGAAGACTTCATAA
- the LOC138131759 gene encoding inter-alpha-trypsin inhibitor heavy chain H4-like isoform X2, translated as MRTTLKCLVFTFLMCISVVHPFATDINSLVVSSTEPSKEDSSDATNAKEDSVPIVPKIYEMKVNTNVTNRFAQTAVVSKVKNLAKSAQEATFSVVLPETAYISGFVMEIDGKSYKAYVKEKEEAKQIYNEAIGRGQAAAHVEANARDSNRFTVSVNVEPQKKAIFTLTYEELLKRQDEQYEIVINIHPGQPVKELNVEVHINESRALKFVKSPPLRTGNEIAKNDEKLASLADINTVNSTTATVKFSPNIERQKQLASGLGTKEENGLAGQFVVQYDVERDPRGGEVLLKDGYFVHFFAPTDIPALPKQVIFVLDTSGSMDGIRIKQLKEAMNSILSELKKEDIFNIVEFSSIVKVWNIDKVEVQYELGEDPWRPLGEPEVPKKNTTNQTLPPPFEANDENINKAKQVVEKLNAYGGTDIKSALEVGLKLVKKNKDEKNDSHQPIIVFLTDGEPTVGETTPDKITSSISEINSGAMRSPIFSLSFGDGADRDFLQKISLKNLGFARHIYEAADASLQLQEFYRQISSPLLKDVDFKYVSNVTKLTKTRFPIFFHGSELVVAGVADEGFAPPTIYGHGFKGPIEWVPKVETPVGELERLWAYLTVKQILEAREAAENKTELTKKALDIALKYSFVTPVSSLVVVKPNDTSAVDTQDASKSADRPYFLHKNYALAAGFGGAPTLSLQRPAYHQIAAPLGYSSLDSVSSFNVQPESLDLDEDSFPETFSTTYQPSTTPVQDLYEDIKNKLPWLNDILTENGTLSEPSGDYKLSVDETVTTRPECPKTPINGTAGICTLLPQCPEVFPLLTDVQIFKEYFCPLDTYVGICCPKTS; from the exons atgAGGACTACACTAAAATGTTTAGTCTTTACTTTCCTAATGTGCATTTCCGTGGTGCACCCGTTTGCAACAGACATAAACAGCTTAGTCGTATCATCAACAGAACCTTCAAAAGAAGATTCAAGTGATGCTACGAATGCAAAg GAAGATTCAGTGCCAATCGTaccaaaaatttatgaaatgaaaGTCAACACTAATGTCACAAATAGATTTGCTCAAACTGCAGTCGTCagtaaagtgaaaaatttggCGAAAAGCGCTCAAGAAGCTACATTTTCAGTCGTACTCCCTGAAACTGCGTACATTTCAGGATTTGTAATGGAAATAGATGGAAAAAGTTACAAAGCGTATGTAAAAGAGAAGGAAGAAGccaaacaaatttataacgAG GCAATTGGAAGAGGTCAAGCGGCAGCTCATGTAGAGGCAAACGCAAGAGATTCTAACAGATTCACAGTATCAGTCAATGTAGAACCTCAAAAGAAAGCCATTTTTACACTTACTTATGAAGAACTTCTTAAACGCCAAGACGAACAATATGAAATCGTAATTAACATTCATCCTGGCCAGCCTGTCAAAGAATTAAATGTCGag gttCATATTAATGAAAGCAGAGCTcttaaatttgttaaatcaCCTCCCCTTCGTACAGGAAATGAGATCGCCAAAAATGACGAAAAACTTGCTTCTTTAGCCGATATAAACACGGTAAATTCAACAACCGCAACAGTTAAATTCAGCCCAAACATTGAAAGACAAAAACAGCTAGCAAGTGGTTTGGGTACGAAAGAAGAAAACGGATTGGCTGGTCAGTTTGTGGTACAGTATGACGTCGAAAGAGACCCACGGGGTGGAGAg GTGTTGCTTAAAGACGGCTACTTTGTACATTTCTTTGCTCCAACTGACATACCAGCTTTGCCAAAACAAGTCATTTTTGTATTAGATACAAGTGGTAGCATGGATGGAATTAGAATTAAGCAATTGAAAGAAGCAATGAACAGCATTCTTTCTGAGCTGAAGAAAGAAGACAtattcaatattgttgaatttAGTTCTATTGTGAAAGTTTGGAATATTGACAAAGTTGAAGTGCAGTACGAACTTGGAGAGGATCCCTGGCGCCCGTTAGGAGAGCCGGAAGTTCCCAAAAAAAACACTACC aaccAAACGTTACCGCCACCTTTTGAAGCGAATGacgaaaatataaataaagcgAAACAAGTTGTCGAGAAGTTGAATGCCTATGGTGGAACTGATATTAAGTCTGCATTGGAAGTAGGTTTAAAActggttaaaaaaaataaagacgaGAAAAATGATTCACATCAACcgattattgtatttttgACTGACGGGGAACCTACCGTTGGAGAGACTACTCCAGACAAAATTACTTCAAGT ATTAGTGAAATTAATAGCGGTGCCATGAGGTCtccgatattttctttatCGTTCGGTGATGGCGCAGATAGAGATTTCTTACAAAAGATATCGTTGAAAAATTTAGGTTTCGCAAGGCACATTTATGAGGCTGCTGATGCAAGTCTCCAGTTACAAGAATTCTATCGACAAATTTCATCACCACTGTTAAAAGACGTTGACTTCAAATACGTTTCGAATGTTacgaaattaacaaaaacaagattTCCTATTTTCTTCCATGGATCAGAATTGGTAGTAGCCGGAGTAGCAG ACGAAGGATTTGCACCACCGACAATTTACGGGCATGGCTTTAAAGGACCAATTGAATGGGTTCCAAAGGTTGAAACGCCTGTTGGAGAGCTTGAAAGACTCTGGGCTTATTTAACTGTTAAACAAATACTTGAAGCTAGAGAAGCTgcagaaaataaaactgaattgACCAAAAAAGCTTTGGATATTGCGCTGAAGTATTCATTTGTGACTCCAGTTAGTTCACTGGTTGTTGTTAAGCCAAATGACACTAGTGCTGTGGACACTCAAGACGCTTCAAAAT CTGCAGACAGGCCATACTTTTTACATAAAA ATTATGCATTAGCGGCTGGATTTGGAGGAG CCCCAACCCTCTCTTTGCAACGGCCAGCATATCATCAGATTGCAG ctCCTCTAGGTTATTCCTCACTTGATTCAGTTTCCAGCTTTAACGTGCAACCAGAGTCATTGGATCTTGACGAGGATTCATTTCCTGAAACTTTTAGTACTACATACCAACCAAGTACAACTCCAGTACAAGATTTGTATGAAGATATTAAGAATAAATTGCCTTGGCTGAATGATATTCTTACAGAAAATGGCACTTTAAGCGAACCGTCAG GAGACTACAAGTTAAGCGTTGACGAAACAGTAACAACACGACCTGAATGTCCCAAGACACCTATAAATGGCACTGCGGGAATATGTACCCTTCTACCACAATGTCCTGAAGTCTTCCCTCTTTTAACTGATGTCCAAATCTTTAAGGAATACTTCTGTCCGTTAGACAC gTATGTTGGAATCTGTTGTCCGAAGACTTCATAA
- the LOC138131759 gene encoding inter-alpha-trypsin inhibitor heavy chain H4-like isoform X5: protein MRTTLKCLVFTFLMCISVVHPFATDINSLVVSSTEPSKEDSSDATNAKEDSVPIVPKIYEMKVNTNVTNRFAQTAVVSKVKNLAKSAQEATFSVVLPETAYISGFVMEIDGKSYKAYVKEKEEAKQIYNEAIGRGQAAAHVEANARDSNRFTVSVNVEPQKKAIFTLTYEELLKRQDEQYEIVINIHPGQPVKELNVEVHINESRALKFVKSPPLRTGNEIAKNDEKLASLADINTVNSTTATVKFSPNIERQKQLASGLGTKEENGLAGQFVVQYDVERDPRGGEVLLKDGYFVHFFAPTDIPALPKQVIFVLDTSGSMDGIRIKQLKEAMNSILSELKKEDIFNIVEFSSIVKVWNIDKVEVQYELGEDPWRPLGEPEVPKKNTTNQTLPPPFEANDENINKAKQVVEKLNAYGGTDIKSALEVGLKLVKKNKDEKNDSHQPIIVFLTDGEPTVGETTPDKITSSISEINSGAMRSPIFSLSFGDGADRDFLQKISLKNLGFARHIYEAADASLQLQEFYRQISSPLLKDVDFKYVSNVTKLTKTRFPIFFHGSELVVAGVADEGFAPPTIYGHGFKGPIEWVPKVETPVGELERLWAYLTVKQILEAREAAENKTELTKKALDIALKYSFVTPVSSLVVVKPNDTSAVDTQDASKSADRPYFLHKNYALAAGFGGAAPTLSLQRPAYHQIAVSSFNVQPESLDLDEDSFPETFSTTYQPSTTPVQDLYEDIKNKLPWLNDILTENGTLSEPSGDYKLSVDETVTTRPECPKTPINGTAGICTLLPQCPEVFPLLTDVQIFKEYFCPLDTYVGICCPKTS, encoded by the exons atgAGGACTACACTAAAATGTTTAGTCTTTACTTTCCTAATGTGCATTTCCGTGGTGCACCCGTTTGCAACAGACATAAACAGCTTAGTCGTATCATCAACAGAACCTTCAAAAGAAGATTCAAGTGATGCTACGAATGCAAAg GAAGATTCAGTGCCAATCGTaccaaaaatttatgaaatgaaaGTCAACACTAATGTCACAAATAGATTTGCTCAAACTGCAGTCGTCagtaaagtgaaaaatttggCGAAAAGCGCTCAAGAAGCTACATTTTCAGTCGTACTCCCTGAAACTGCGTACATTTCAGGATTTGTAATGGAAATAGATGGAAAAAGTTACAAAGCGTATGTAAAAGAGAAGGAAGAAGccaaacaaatttataacgAG GCAATTGGAAGAGGTCAAGCGGCAGCTCATGTAGAGGCAAACGCAAGAGATTCTAACAGATTCACAGTATCAGTCAATGTAGAACCTCAAAAGAAAGCCATTTTTACACTTACTTATGAAGAACTTCTTAAACGCCAAGACGAACAATATGAAATCGTAATTAACATTCATCCTGGCCAGCCTGTCAAAGAATTAAATGTCGag gttCATATTAATGAAAGCAGAGCTcttaaatttgttaaatcaCCTCCCCTTCGTACAGGAAATGAGATCGCCAAAAATGACGAAAAACTTGCTTCTTTAGCCGATATAAACACGGTAAATTCAACAACCGCAACAGTTAAATTCAGCCCAAACATTGAAAGACAAAAACAGCTAGCAAGTGGTTTGGGTACGAAAGAAGAAAACGGATTGGCTGGTCAGTTTGTGGTACAGTATGACGTCGAAAGAGACCCACGGGGTGGAGAg GTGTTGCTTAAAGACGGCTACTTTGTACATTTCTTTGCTCCAACTGACATACCAGCTTTGCCAAAACAAGTCATTTTTGTATTAGATACAAGTGGTAGCATGGATGGAATTAGAATTAAGCAATTGAAAGAAGCAATGAACAGCATTCTTTCTGAGCTGAAGAAAGAAGACAtattcaatattgttgaatttAGTTCTATTGTGAAAGTTTGGAATATTGACAAAGTTGAAGTGCAGTACGAACTTGGAGAGGATCCCTGGCGCCCGTTAGGAGAGCCGGAAGTTCCCAAAAAAAACACTACC aaccAAACGTTACCGCCACCTTTTGAAGCGAATGacgaaaatataaataaagcgAAACAAGTTGTCGAGAAGTTGAATGCCTATGGTGGAACTGATATTAAGTCTGCATTGGAAGTAGGTTTAAAActggttaaaaaaaataaagacgaGAAAAATGATTCACATCAACcgattattgtatttttgACTGACGGGGAACCTACCGTTGGAGAGACTACTCCAGACAAAATTACTTCAAGT ATTAGTGAAATTAATAGCGGTGCCATGAGGTCtccgatattttctttatCGTTCGGTGATGGCGCAGATAGAGATTTCTTACAAAAGATATCGTTGAAAAATTTAGGTTTCGCAAGGCACATTTATGAGGCTGCTGATGCAAGTCTCCAGTTACAAGAATTCTATCGACAAATTTCATCACCACTGTTAAAAGACGTTGACTTCAAATACGTTTCGAATGTTacgaaattaacaaaaacaagattTCCTATTTTCTTCCATGGATCAGAATTGGTAGTAGCCGGAGTAGCAG ACGAAGGATTTGCACCACCGACAATTTACGGGCATGGCTTTAAAGGACCAATTGAATGGGTTCCAAAGGTTGAAACGCCTGTTGGAGAGCTTGAAAGACTCTGGGCTTATTTAACTGTTAAACAAATACTTGAAGCTAGAGAAGCTgcagaaaataaaactgaattgACCAAAAAAGCTTTGGATATTGCGCTGAAGTATTCATTTGTGACTCCAGTTAGTTCACTGGTTGTTGTTAAGCCAAATGACACTAGTGCTGTGGACACTCAAGACGCTTCAAAAT CTGCAGACAGGCCATACTTTTTACATAAAA ATTATGCATTAGCGGCTGGATTTGGAGGAG CAGCCCCAACCCTCTCTTTGCAACGGCCAGCATATCATCAGATTGCAG TTTCCAGCTTTAACGTGCAACCAGAGTCATTGGATCTTGACGAGGATTCATTTCCTGAAACTTTTAGTACTACATACCAACCAAGTACAACTCCAGTACAAGATTTGTATGAAGATATTAAGAATAAATTGCCTTGGCTGAATGATATTCTTACAGAAAATGGCACTTTAAGCGAACCGTCAG GAGACTACAAGTTAAGCGTTGACGAAACAGTAACAACACGACCTGAATGTCCCAAGACACCTATAAATGGCACTGCGGGAATATGTACCCTTCTACCACAATGTCCTGAAGTCTTCCCTCTTTTAACTGATGTCCAAATCTTTAAGGAATACTTCTGTCCGTTAGACAC gTATGTTGGAATCTGTTGTCCGAAGACTTCATAA